One window of the Candidatus Zixiibacteriota bacterium genome contains the following:
- a CDS encoding conserved hypothetical protein (Evidence 4 : Unknown function but conserved in other organisms), with amino-acid sequence MSIARHHAEWLSLVDQSGPFLSVPVLMRAFPQGLDKPDADLKREMRLAYDEWLQQQHDPAIQTAWIRFVLTQLLEYPDDLIAEGQSLPGGLSALVSEQNETLRPDLAIIHSNGNPSNGKPSLLIQKYRPNQRLESAVAGKHWKASPATRMMELLHATDVPLGLVTNGEQWMLVYAPRNETTGFASWYASLWSEEPATFQAFVSLLSVRRFFGVADSDTLPALLDESAKNQQEVTDQLGLQVRQAVEVLVQAFDRIDQDSGRILLKGMDEKRLYEASLTVMMRLVFLFCAEERKLLPIDEYALYAQSYAVSNLGAQLREVADKHGEEILERSFDAWSRLLAAFRIVYAGVDHESMRLPPYGGNLFNPDRFPFLEGRPPHGTWRDTPAEPLRIDNRTVLHLLEALQWLVVKIPGGGPRERRRLSFRALDIEQIGHVYEGLLDHTAVRATDSILGLSGGKGKEPEIALSKLEQLRDKGEDDLVEFLTKETGRSEKALLKAVSEPVMIDEAKLRVACRNDTNLMKRVLPFVSLIRDDTFGYPVIIAEGSVYVTAGTDRRSSGTHYTPRSLTEPIVQHTLEPLVYEGPAEGVPKDKWRLKTAREILDLNVCDMAMGSGAFLVQSCRYLSERLLEAWETAEKELGGSIQITPEGERSKGVPEERLVPTDPDERSAIAMRIVAERCLYGVDKNPLAVEMAKLSLWLITLSKGKPFTFLDHALKCGDSLVGADAKMFLDWARGGTKEQVTIFDEKLKKLLDDARLKRKELESFEVKDVRDAERKSDLLDEAEMAMQWVKQGCNLLIGTLLSDRSAAEKRTQLNKLLIGYLKDLTVPGPEAVEAIKLADNERAFHWPFEFPEVFERGGFDAFIGNPPFMGGQRITGNLGTYYREYIVIELAGGKRGTADLCVFFFIRGYQLIKHRGILGMLATNTISQGDSREVGLEQICNTNGAILRAIPTQKWPGQINLQVSVVWIGKGDWNYKRTLDDASVDNITPYLTESGSEFEKPLKLSESATLAFIGSYILGLGFILTPDERHKLVNGNSHNEDVIFPFINGEEINADPGRSQPRFAINFFDWPLDRSQSGSWKDASAQQRRQWLRTGRVPSDYPDPVAADYPDCLNIVQTRVKPVRDKVTYSKSAREQWWLYERLRKEMYAATSGMTRIIVCSLISKYTAVEFVQLPAVCSHNTVVFARDDFAHFAFLQSTVNAIWVSENMSTFGKTQIYAVGDCVETLVLPPRINTMSTIGEEYYVARRKLMVSGGLGLTSFYNCVHDPENKDQGMSYIRELQCEVDAVVCSLYGWSDLQLNHGFYKTRHGVRYTLCDEARNAIFVRLLELNHHQYQDECEQGLHDKKSNKTKNKRVGKRKKGHGNAELPL; translated from the coding sequence ATGTCTATTGCGCGGCATCACGCAGAATGGCTTTCCCTTGTAGACCAATCGGGGCCGTTTCTTTCAGTCCCGGTCTTGATGCGCGCGTTTCCGCAGGGTCTCGACAAACCTGATGCCGACCTAAAGCGGGAGATGCGTCTCGCATATGATGAATGGTTACAGCAGCAACATGATCCTGCCATACAAACTGCCTGGATTCGTTTTGTTCTTACACAATTACTGGAATACCCTGATGATCTTATTGCCGAAGGTCAGTCTTTACCAGGCGGATTGTCCGCGCTTGTCTCGGAGCAGAATGAGACGCTCCGGCCTGACCTGGCGATTATTCATAGCAATGGCAATCCAAGTAACGGCAAGCCGTCCTTGTTGATTCAGAAATACCGGCCCAACCAGAGACTAGAGAGCGCAGTTGCTGGCAAGCATTGGAAGGCTTCTCCTGCGACGCGAATGATGGAGTTGCTGCATGCCACTGATGTCCCCCTGGGTTTAGTCACCAATGGTGAGCAGTGGATGCTAGTATATGCGCCCCGAAATGAAACTACGGGTTTCGCATCTTGGTACGCTTCGCTTTGGTCAGAGGAGCCTGCAACTTTTCAGGCTTTCGTCAGTCTTTTGTCGGTCAGGCGCTTCTTTGGAGTTGCTGATTCAGATACGCTTCCTGCGTTGTTGGATGAAAGTGCCAAGAACCAGCAGGAAGTCACCGATCAGTTGGGCCTTCAAGTTCGCCAGGCGGTTGAGGTCTTGGTTCAGGCTTTTGATCGAATTGACCAGGATTCAGGCCGCATCTTGCTAAAAGGTATGGACGAAAAACGCCTCTATGAAGCGTCTCTGACAGTCATGATGCGTCTGGTTTTCCTTTTCTGCGCCGAGGAGAGAAAACTTCTACCTATCGATGAGTATGCACTGTATGCGCAGTCGTATGCGGTGTCCAATTTGGGGGCACAACTGCGCGAGGTGGCTGATAAACATGGTGAGGAGATCCTCGAGCGAAGCTTCGATGCCTGGAGCCGATTGCTGGCGGCTTTCCGAATCGTTTATGCAGGTGTCGATCACGAATCCATGCGTTTGCCTCCTTATGGTGGCAACCTGTTCAACCCCGATCGTTTTCCATTTCTGGAAGGTCGTCCGCCACACGGCACATGGCGCGATACCCCGGCCGAACCACTACGGATAGATAATAGAACCGTACTGCATCTTCTGGAAGCCCTGCAGTGGCTGGTTGTGAAGATTCCCGGTGGCGGCCCCCGAGAGCGACGCCGCCTATCATTTCGGGCGCTCGATATCGAGCAGATTGGCCACGTGTATGAGGGCTTACTTGATCACACCGCTGTTCGGGCTACTGATAGTATTCTCGGTTTATCGGGCGGTAAAGGAAAAGAGCCTGAAATCGCTCTAAGCAAGCTGGAACAGTTGCGCGATAAGGGTGAAGACGATCTTGTGGAGTTTCTCACAAAGGAAACAGGTCGGAGTGAGAAAGCTCTTCTGAAGGCAGTATCTGAACCTGTTATGATTGATGAGGCCAAATTGCGCGTGGCCTGCCGGAACGACACGAATCTGATGAAACGAGTTCTGCCGTTTGTGTCGTTGATCCGCGATGATACGTTTGGCTATCCTGTGATAATCGCAGAAGGCTCGGTGTATGTCACCGCGGGCACGGACCGCCGTAGCTCTGGAACTCACTATACCCCAAGAAGCCTGACCGAGCCTATCGTCCAGCACACTTTGGAGCCACTTGTGTATGAGGGTCCGGCCGAAGGAGTACCAAAGGACAAATGGAGACTCAAGACTGCCCGCGAAATCCTCGATCTGAATGTCTGTGACATGGCCATGGGATCGGGGGCGTTCTTGGTTCAGTCGTGCCGGTATCTCTCCGAACGGCTGCTTGAGGCCTGGGAAACGGCTGAGAAGGAGCTGGGCGGAAGTATCCAGATTACGCCCGAAGGTGAAAGGTCTAAAGGGGTACCTGAGGAGCGCCTTGTGCCTACTGACCCTGATGAGCGGTCGGCTATCGCGATGAGGATTGTGGCTGAGCGGTGTCTTTATGGCGTAGATAAGAACCCACTGGCGGTCGAGATGGCCAAGCTATCGCTTTGGCTGATCACACTTTCTAAGGGCAAGCCCTTTACGTTCCTCGATCATGCTCTCAAATGCGGTGACTCGCTGGTCGGGGCGGATGCGAAGATGTTCCTCGACTGGGCGCGGGGTGGCACCAAAGAACAGGTGACCATATTCGATGAGAAACTCAAGAAGCTGCTCGATGATGCCCGGCTGAAGCGAAAAGAGCTTGAGTCATTTGAGGTCAAGGATGTTAGAGATGCCGAGCGTAAGTCTGATCTGCTTGACGAAGCGGAAATGGCTATGCAGTGGGTAAAGCAAGGTTGTAATCTTTTGATAGGGACACTGCTCTCCGACAGGAGCGCCGCTGAGAAAAGAACTCAACTGAACAAACTCCTCATCGGTTATCTCAAAGACCTAACAGTCCCCGGACCGGAGGCTGTCGAAGCCATCAAACTCGCAGATAACGAGCGCGCGTTTCACTGGCCGTTTGAGTTTCCAGAAGTATTTGAACGAGGTGGGTTTGATGCCTTTATTGGAAATCCTCCCTTCATGGGAGGCCAACGAATTACTGGCAATCTTGGAACTTACTATCGTGAGTACATCGTCATTGAACTGGCTGGAGGTAAGCGCGGGACAGCAGATCTGTGTGTTTTCTTTTTCATACGGGGTTACCAGCTGATCAAGCATCGTGGCATTTTGGGCATGTTAGCAACCAATACAATTAGCCAGGGAGATTCACGAGAAGTAGGTCTTGAGCAAATCTGTAATACTAATGGAGCTATACTGAGGGCAATTCCAACTCAGAAATGGCCGGGACAGATAAATCTCCAAGTCTCTGTAGTTTGGATAGGAAAAGGAGATTGGAATTATAAGAGAACTCTTGACGATGCATCAGTAGATAATATAACACCCTACTTAACCGAATCCGGTTCCGAGTTCGAGAAACCACTGAAATTGTCAGAAAGCGCGACTCTCGCATTCATAGGGTCCTATATTCTTGGCTTGGGCTTCATTCTTACGCCTGATGAGCGGCACAAGTTGGTTAACGGCAACAGTCATAATGAAGACGTCATATTTCCGTTCATAAACGGCGAGGAAATAAATGCGGATCCTGGAAGGTCTCAACCTCGATTTGCCATTAACTTCTTCGATTGGCCTCTAGATAGATCACAATCCGGCTCTTGGAAGGATGCGTCAGCCCAACAGCGGCGTCAATGGCTAAGGACGGGCCGAGTACCAAGCGATTATCCAGATCCTGTAGCCGCTGATTATCCAGATTGCCTCAATATCGTTCAAACTCGAGTTAAACCTGTTCGCGATAAAGTCACATATAGCAAGAGTGCAAGAGAGCAATGGTGGCTTTATGAACGATTGAGAAAGGAGATGTACGCTGCTACGAGTGGCATGACGAGAATTATCGTATGTTCGTTGATTTCAAAATACACAGCTGTGGAGTTTGTACAACTTCCAGCAGTGTGTAGTCACAATACTGTGGTTTTTGCTCGAGACGACTTTGCTCACTTCGCCTTTCTACAGTCGACTGTAAACGCTATCTGGGTTAGCGAAAACATGTCAACATTTGGCAAGACCCAGATTTATGCTGTTGGCGACTGTGTAGAGACTCTTGTTCTGCCACCTAGAATTAACACTATGTCAACAATAGGCGAAGAATACTATGTGGCGCGGCGAAAGCTAATGGTCTCTGGCGGCTTAGGGTTGACCTCCTTCTATAACTGCGTGCATGATCCAGAGAACAAGGATCAAGGGATGTCATATATACGAGAACTCCAGTGTGAGGTGGATGCTGTAGTTTGCAGCCTTTATGGCTGGAGTGACCTCCAGTTGAACCATGGTTTCTATAAAACGAGGCATGGAGTAAGATACACATTATGTGATGAGGCTCGTAATGCCATCTTTGTTAGACTACTTGAGCTTAATCATCATCAGTATCAGGATGAATGCGAGCAAGGACTTCACGACAAGAAATCCAACAAGACCAAGAACAAGCGGGTAGGTAAAAGGAAGAAGGGACATGGCAACGCCGAATTGCCGTTGTGA
- a CDS encoding Helicase C-terminal domain-containing protein has translation MTELLDKPSAFAIRDELHKLVLNDLLGPAGGPSEEVDEQAVRERYLVGMLAPRRTSTEPNQQDELAVAGTGMDEDGNADTGAMQADSLIPSSFGLTFSVDSKATAIRVTARWGRYQREESATLTNDKGNPARIWKRYQIEATSPDITLAEGNITPWVVDKNYPDVVVRGVIRKPKDNYTDWIVTLFLVNGQLETKTLKDEQWLFQPELIVEAPDKSPIFVRRSYKHDATRMDPVAYFEEQTMAMLYRHKKEFAVGHGVAVNVTQSEGDNSRAVRISTVSVPVSEVPMQTPPTKDEIPELSSLTLDMKALAETPPDQLPSKLEALPKAYAEWIEKERAKIDSDSSLSEFEKQAQDAVGNCSKACKRIEDGIALLKNDTKAADAFLFANKAMWLQRIHTIFAEQVRRGGKPKLEDIDSENNRSWYPFQLAFILLNLPGITILDHPDRTEKQSATADLLWFPTGGGKTEAYLGLAAYTLAIRRLQGEIGGLDGEHGVAVLMRYTLRVLTLQQFQRATTLICACESIRRERIKDGDNSLGNEPFRIGIWVGQRTTPNTTDQSAEAVRLDHGHFRRASIAAGSGSPAQLKTCPWCGMEIKPGRDIQVEAFTQGRCRTFTYCSDPLGQCLFSRKQSPDEGIPVLLVDEEIYRRLPSLLIATVDKFAQMPWKGEVQMLFGRVNGYCPRHGFRSPEIDDSDSHPKRGSFPAVKTVPHGRLRPPDLIIQDELHLISGPLGTLVGLYETAVDKLASFDLNGKTVRPKVIASTATIRRAEQQVHQLFLRRVNIFPPHGTDVRDNFFSIQREPSEKFPGRRYLGICAVGKRIKTAIIRTDLAYLAAAQKLYEKYGTNADPWMTLVAYFNSMRELGGARRLVDDSIRSMLRETIRRGLANRGRPLVKELTSRMTATDIPEILDQLEVTFDPEIERQRKEARKAGRMLDLQYPIDVLLATNMVSVGVDVKRLGLMVVVGQPKTTAEYIQATSRIGRNKPGIVCTVYNWARPRDLSHYERFDHYHGTFYQQVEALSLTPFAARAIDRGLAALLVSLIRLESDTYNANKSAAGVNAQDQQVMNAIKSIIERAELLADRDEFKQVRDRLMPLLDKWRNYAKRPTGGQLLGYRTEKDGVTVGLLQLAGLGTWEDFTCLMSLREVEPSVSLILDNQDIQAVPVGPESADVEGGVASA, from the coding sequence ATGACAGAATTGCTAGACAAGCCATCAGCATTTGCGATAAGAGATGAACTGCATAAGCTAGTACTCAACGACCTGCTTGGGCCAGCCGGCGGCCCCTCTGAGGAGGTCGATGAGCAGGCGGTGCGTGAGCGGTATCTGGTCGGTATGTTGGCACCACGCAGGACATCGACAGAACCGAATCAGCAGGATGAATTAGCCGTCGCCGGTACCGGGATGGATGAAGATGGTAATGCCGACACTGGTGCCATGCAGGCGGACTCGCTTATCCCGTCATCCTTTGGATTGACCTTTTCAGTGGATTCCAAGGCCACCGCTATAAGGGTCACGGCTCGTTGGGGTCGATACCAGCGTGAGGAAAGTGCTACACTGACAAATGACAAGGGCAACCCCGCCCGAATCTGGAAACGCTATCAGATCGAAGCGACGTCGCCAGATATCACACTTGCCGAAGGGAATATCACGCCCTGGGTGGTTGATAAGAACTACCCTGATGTAGTTGTCCGCGGTGTAATCCGCAAACCAAAGGACAATTACACTGATTGGATCGTGACTTTATTTTTAGTTAACGGCCAACTGGAAACAAAAACACTCAAAGATGAACAGTGGCTGTTTCAGCCAGAGCTGATCGTCGAAGCCCCCGACAAAAGCCCAATTTTCGTCCGACGGTCTTACAAGCACGATGCCACCCGGATGGACCCGGTAGCATACTTCGAAGAACAGACTATGGCGATGCTATATCGGCACAAGAAGGAGTTCGCGGTAGGTCATGGCGTCGCGGTTAATGTAACACAGAGCGAAGGGGACAACAGCCGAGCCGTCAGAATCTCAACCGTATCCGTTCCCGTTAGTGAAGTGCCGATGCAGACACCGCCCACAAAAGACGAAATCCCGGAACTATCCAGTTTGACGCTGGACATGAAGGCGCTTGCTGAGACTCCGCCAGATCAACTTCCCAGTAAGCTGGAGGCACTACCCAAGGCATATGCTGAATGGATCGAAAAGGAACGAGCCAAAATTGACTCCGATTCGAGTCTGTCTGAGTTTGAAAAACAAGCCCAGGACGCGGTTGGTAATTGTTCCAAAGCGTGTAAGCGCATTGAAGATGGAATAGCGCTTCTTAAGAACGATACTAAGGCCGCCGACGCATTCCTCTTTGCGAACAAGGCTATGTGGTTACAACGCATCCACACCATCTTTGCTGAGCAGGTCCGCCGCGGCGGCAAGCCGAAACTGGAAGACATTGATAGCGAGAACAACCGAAGCTGGTATCCCTTCCAGCTTGCGTTCATTCTCCTGAATCTGCCGGGGATCACCATTCTCGACCACCCGGACCGTACGGAAAAGCAGTCTGCCACGGCTGATTTGCTTTGGTTTCCGACGGGCGGCGGTAAGACCGAAGCGTACCTTGGACTAGCGGCCTACACTCTGGCTATCAGACGATTACAAGGAGAGATCGGCGGACTCGATGGCGAGCACGGAGTCGCGGTCCTGATGCGATATACGCTACGAGTGCTGACCCTTCAGCAATTCCAGCGTGCGACGACGTTAATCTGCGCTTGTGAATCAATTCGTCGAGAGAGAATCAAGGACGGTGACAACAGTTTGGGCAACGAACCATTCCGAATCGGTATCTGGGTCGGTCAACGCACGACTCCGAATACGACGGACCAAAGTGCCGAGGCTGTACGTCTTGACCACGGCCACTTCCGAAGAGCAAGTATTGCCGCCGGGTCAGGATCACCTGCACAGCTCAAGACCTGCCCCTGGTGTGGCATGGAAATCAAGCCGGGACGAGACATTCAAGTTGAGGCGTTTACTCAAGGCCGGTGCCGGACATTCACCTACTGCTCGGATCCGCTAGGTCAATGCCTTTTCAGCAGGAAGCAATCCCCGGATGAAGGTATCCCGGTTCTGCTAGTCGATGAAGAGATATATCGCAGGTTGCCATCACTCCTGATTGCGACCGTCGATAAGTTTGCACAGATGCCCTGGAAGGGCGAGGTGCAAATGTTGTTTGGTCGGGTAAACGGATACTGCCCAAGACATGGCTTCCGGTCACCTGAGATAGACGACAGCGATTCGCACCCTAAGAGAGGTTCATTTCCTGCAGTTAAAACCGTACCTCATGGTCGGCTGCGCCCACCGGACTTGATAATCCAAGATGAGCTACACCTTATTAGCGGACCACTTGGTACCTTGGTTGGCCTATATGAGACGGCAGTCGATAAGCTGGCATCTTTCGACCTAAACGGAAAGACGGTAAGGCCAAAGGTCATTGCCTCTACTGCTACTATTCGCCGAGCCGAACAACAGGTTCATCAGCTATTCCTCAGGAGAGTCAATATCTTCCCCCCTCACGGTACCGATGTTCGGGACAACTTCTTCTCAATTCAGAGAGAACCGAGCGAGAAGTTCCCCGGACGAAGGTATTTGGGTATCTGTGCGGTGGGCAAACGCATAAAGACAGCAATCATCAGAACAGACTTGGCATATCTGGCGGCTGCTCAGAAACTCTACGAAAAATACGGAACGAATGCTGATCCGTGGATGACACTCGTAGCCTACTTCAACTCTATGCGAGAGCTTGGCGGGGCGAGGCGTCTGGTTGATGACTCAATCCGCTCAATGTTAAGAGAAACGATTCGCCGTGGACTCGCCAACAGAGGCAGACCCCTTGTCAAGGAGCTGACGTCGCGTATGACCGCGACGGATATCCCTGAGATCCTTGATCAGCTCGAAGTGACATTCGATCCGGAAATTGAGCGGCAAAGAAAAGAAGCCAGGAAAGCGGGGCGCATGCTCGATCTCCAGTATCCAATTGACGTGCTCCTGGCGACAAACATGGTCTCGGTCGGTGTTGACGTTAAGCGTCTTGGTTTGATGGTAGTGGTTGGCCAACCAAAGACAACGGCAGAATACATTCAGGCCACCAGCCGTATTGGACGAAACAAGCCCGGTATTGTCTGCACCGTATATAATTGGGCACGCCCCCGGGATTTGTCACATTATGAGCGATTTGATCACTACCATGGCACCTTCTATCAGCAGGTCGAAGCTCTATCTCTTACACCATTTGCTGCTCGCGCTATTGATCGCGGCTTGGCGGCACTCCTGGTGTCCCTGATTCGACTGGAAAGTGATACCTATAACGCCAACAAATCTGCTGCTGGAGTCAATGCTCAGGATCAACAGGTGATGAATGCGATCAAGAGTATCATCGAACGCGCTGAACTACTTGCCGACAGGGATGAGTTTAAACAAGTTCGCGACCGCCTCATGCCATTGTTAGACAAGTGGCGAAATTATGCCAAGCGACCGACTGGCGGGCAGCTGTTGGGGTATCGAACCGAAAAGGACGGTGTTACGGTCGGTCTGCTTCAGCTCGCTGGATTGGGGACGTGGGAAGACTTTACGTGCCTAATGTCGCTTCGGGAAGTTGAGCCAAGCGTAAGCCTTATTCTGGACAATCAGGACATTCAAGCCGTTCCTGTTGGTCCGGAAAGCGCTGACGTCGAGGGAGGGGTTGCCAGTGCCTAA
- a CDS encoding conserved hypothetical protein (Evidence 4 : Unknown function but conserved in other organisms), producing MPKQFTKNKVGDLRPSQLLYSFGIGSMVDLPNLSVMVMGIEDWDTTQMVAIAEDRLLAAVRKEVGNQLERLCFPPIPEQSSLSWGNPFDESARVGVPVAPFPHWVRCPMCDLLAPLDFGVFELKTRAFHHDQTRYVHINCNKAPSPPTVLPARFLMACENGHIDDFPWIQYVHNGSPCKNPVLRLREWGVSGTVSEVQVSCDTCGKKRRMRDAFFEDAKSVMPMCNARRPHLRDHDEAGCKQQMKAILLGASNAWFPITLSSLYIPKAKDKLSRLVETHWNNLIPVTTKDILSAFRQTPLLRPFSEFSDDEVWQAIETKRNADKDGSQERAADLKTPEWEAFTNPDSVGHSDDFELREVDPPEPLREVFERVIKVERIREVRALTGFTRIESPGDYDDIGTIPEEKRAPLSRKPPLWVPAAEIRGEGIFIQFREEILSAWIKKNAEREGEFRQAHINWRKVRGIKPPEAGFPGILYVLLHSFSHALMRQITLECGYTAASIRERIYSRDAGADSTPMSGILIYTGASDSEGTLGGLASLAKPQLLLRHIDQALEAMRLCASDPLCSEHHPFKEGITLHGAACHACLFAPETSCERGNKYLDRTVLVKTFDSNVVPFFG from the coding sequence GTGCCTAAGCAGTTTACCAAGAACAAAGTCGGCGATCTGAGGCCCAGTCAACTCCTGTACTCGTTCGGAATTGGATCCATGGTTGATCTGCCCAATCTGTCAGTCATGGTCATGGGGATTGAAGATTGGGATACAACTCAGATGGTGGCGATCGCTGAAGACCGGCTTCTAGCCGCAGTCCGGAAGGAAGTAGGCAACCAGTTGGAGAGACTCTGTTTTCCACCAATTCCTGAACAGTCCAGTTTGAGTTGGGGAAATCCTTTTGACGAAAGCGCACGAGTCGGAGTACCAGTGGCACCGTTCCCCCACTGGGTACGCTGTCCCATGTGTGATCTCCTGGCTCCGTTGGATTTTGGGGTTTTTGAACTGAAAACGCGGGCTTTTCATCACGACCAAACTCGATATGTTCACATAAACTGTAACAAGGCACCTTCACCGCCAACGGTCTTGCCAGCACGTTTTCTGATGGCCTGCGAGAACGGGCATATCGATGATTTCCCGTGGATTCAGTACGTGCATAATGGCAGTCCGTGCAAGAACCCAGTGCTTCGTTTACGTGAATGGGGTGTCTCGGGTACAGTCTCGGAGGTTCAAGTCAGTTGTGACACCTGTGGTAAAAAGAGAAGAATGCGAGATGCGTTCTTTGAAGATGCGAAGAGTGTTATGCCGATGTGTAATGCGAGGAGGCCACACCTTAGAGACCATGACGAAGCGGGATGTAAGCAGCAGATGAAAGCTATTCTACTTGGTGCCTCAAATGCATGGTTTCCGATTACACTATCATCGCTTTACATCCCGAAAGCCAAGGATAAGCTATCTAGACTGGTTGAAACGCACTGGAACAATCTGATTCCGGTAACAACTAAGGATATTCTTTCGGCGTTTAGACAAACACCTCTCCTGAGGCCGTTTTCTGAGTTCTCGGATGACGAAGTTTGGCAAGCCATTGAAACGAAGAGAAACGCGGATAAAGATGGATCACAAGAAAGAGCCGCTGATCTTAAGACTCCCGAATGGGAAGCTTTTACCAATCCAGATTCTGTTGGGCATTCCGATGATTTTGAATTGCGCGAGGTCGACCCACCTGAACCGCTGAGGGAAGTTTTCGAGCGAGTTATCAAAGTCGAACGAATACGTGAAGTACGTGCACTCACTGGATTCACGAGAATCGAATCCCCCGGTGATTATGACGATATTGGAACGATACCTGAGGAAAAGCGAGCTCCTTTATCGCGAAAGCCGCCATTATGGGTGCCCGCAGCTGAGATCCGAGGTGAAGGGATATTCATTCAATTCCGCGAGGAAATTCTATCAGCGTGGATAAAGAAAAACGCGGAGAGAGAAGGTGAGTTTAGGCAAGCTCATATCAATTGGCGCAAAGTTCGGGGCATCAAACCACCCGAAGCAGGATTCCCCGGAATACTGTACGTTCTGCTACATTCATTTTCGCATGCGCTCATGAGGCAAATCACACTTGAGTGTGGGTATACTGCCGCAAGTATTAGAGAGCGCATTTACTCAAGAGATGCTGGCGCTGACTCAACACCCATGTCTGGAATCTTGATATATACCGGTGCAAGTGATAGTGAAGGAACGTTAGGTGGATTGGCAAGCCTGGCGAAGCCTCAATTACTCCTGCGGCACATCGACCAAGCACTAGAGGCAATGCGGCTATGTGCTTCAGATCCACTCTGTAGCGAACACCATCCCTTCAAGGAGGGAATCACACTTCACGGGGCTGCTTGTCACGCCTGCCTATTCGCTCCGGAAACATCCTGCGAACGTGGCAATAAGTATCTTGATAGAACTGTGCTGGTAAAGACATTTGATTCAAACGTTGTGCCATTCTTTGGATGA
- a CDS encoding hypothetical protein (Evidence 5 : Unknown function) — MSISAEIADLIRRVARISSPNLLLPVCDELEQLPADADFDHITSLLRHVQHADTRTCLLEIVSAFKSHDLQVNAASLSLALRSAIPSLESQGEETVLELVWSGPSKPFSTIRRTDQALADIIAESQQSILIVSFAVYKVPGIMNSLREAVD, encoded by the coding sequence ATGAGTATTTCTGCAGAAATCGCGGATCTAATAAGACGAGTAGCTCGGATATCATCCCCCAACCTCCTGCTACCTGTATGCGACGAACTCGAGCAATTACCGGCTGATGCTGATTTCGATCACATAACTTCTCTGCTTCGCCATGTTCAACATGCTGATACCCGAACCTGTCTCTTGGAAATCGTGTCAGCCTTCAAATCTCATGATCTTCAAGTAAATGCGGCTTCTCTCTCATTGGCCCTAAGATCTGCCATACCCAGCTTAGAAAGTCAGGGTGAAGAAACGGTTCTGGAACTTGTATGGAGTGGCCCTTCAAAGCCATTTTCTACCATTCGACGTACTGATCAAGCGTTGGCTGACATCATTGCAGAATCTCAGCAGTCGATTCTAATAGTCTCCTTTGCTGTCTACAAGGTTCCAGGAATTATGAATAGTTTGCGAGAGGCTGTCGACTGA
- a CDS encoding Phospholipase D/Transphosphatidylase (fragment) gives MSVKIIIETEKDSHGRLKADGLNEILGSGIQIADVYVWPESERPSSDKGYTGVLHAKCSVADSRVALISSANLTEAAMDLNMEMGIVIRGSEVPSIIHDHFNSLISKGVISRVGH, from the coding sequence GTGTCAGTCAAGATCATAATCGAGACGGAAAAGGATAGCCACGGAAGACTCAAGGCCGATGGTTTGAATGAAATCTTAGGCTCAGGTATCCAGATAGCAGATGTATACGTGTGGCCAGAGTCCGAGAGACCTAGTAGTGACAAAGGCTACACGGGAGTGTTGCATGCCAAATGCTCGGTAGCGGATTCGCGGGTGGCTCTGATTTCAAGCGCAAATTTGACAGAGGCTGCTATGGATTTGAATATGGAAATGGGTATCGTCATCCGCGGGTCTGAGGTTCCCTCAATTATTCATGATCACTTCAATTCACTCATTAGCAAAGGGGTCATCTCTCGGGTCGGCCATTAG
- a CDS encoding hypothetical protein (Evidence 5 : Unknown function), translating to MAKGQEVFIDLSDEFKEQIAAADLSRLIEFIADLLVEERIREVSDTELAERANDN from the coding sequence ATGGCAAAAGGACAGGAGGTCTTTATTGACCTAAGTGACGAGTTCAAGGAGCAGATAGCTGCAGCGGACTTAAGCAGATTGATTGAATTCATAGCGGACTTGCTTGTTGAGGAGCGCATTCGCGAGGTCTCGGATACGGAGCTCGCCGAAAGAGCTAACGACAATTGA